GAGTGAGCCTCACCAGGCAGAGATGCCGTGGTGGAGCCGGGGTTGGGAGTGGGGGGGACTGCCCAGGGGCCAGCACGTGGGGCTGGGCTAAGCAGCAGCAGGCTTTGGGCTCGGCCTCCCTTGTTTGGGGGTTATCCTGGGtgtttttctgtactttttcttTCTCGCAGCCAACCCCTCCATTCTGGGGCCTCTGGACTTTGTTCTGGGCTTGGCTGGTTCTTCTGGATGCCTGGGATGGGGTTCTCTGGATGGTTCTACCACTCCAGACATGACCTTGGCTTCCAGTCTGTTTTACCCTTTAGTATACGTTTCCAGTAGGTAATACCTTGACATCCTATACAGTAAAATACCTCTTTCCTGTGACCTCCAGGGACCTAGGTCCCCTCCTTAGCACCAACTATTCTTGTCACCTTCCTCCATATTCCTCCAGAGATACTCCGTGCCGTCTGGGAGCAGATGCATCTTCCCCAGCCTTTCTCCCACAGCAGCCCTTAACCTAGTGATGTACTGGACACTGTCATTCCCAGAGCGCTCCTCATTCTTTGTTTGCACTGTGCAGCATTCCACATTTGGCTAAAAATCGCACTTTATTTCACAAGATATTGAGGTTCAGTTATTTGCTGTTACCAACGACGGGGCTGTAAATAACGTGGTACACACTTCATCCTGCGTGTGTTCAAGTATCTTCCCAAAGCAGGTGCCCCAGTGAGGGTCCAGGGACagagacaaaaacaaggacattctGTCAAGCCCAGAGGGAGGGTGATGCTGAGCTGGATGAACCTGTCTCCCGCCTCTGGACCTTAGGTGGGGAAGGCAGCTTTATATGAGCTGGGCAACTTGTGCATTTAGAGGAAACGTGATGATCTGGCCAGGGTGGTCCCAGTGTACTTTGGTTAAAAAATCAtctgtggttaagagcatggactctggagccagatggcctGGGGTCCAAATTCTGTCTATgcctttcatctgctgtgtgaccttgggcaagtcattcaacctctctgaacttcaatttctgtatcagagaaatgagaacaaCAGCACCACAAGGATGGGGctttgtgagggttaaatgatttAGTGAATGAGGAGTGCTTACAAGAATGCCTGGCAAAAACAGATGGTGCTGTCGGAACATCAACCATTATTATTGGTCTGGTTGGTGAGGGGGAGGGGTTCGGGTTTACGTCAGCTCACCTGGATTAAAACTCTCACACTTTGATCCTCGCCTGTGTGGTCTGAGGATGAGCCCCAGTGCCCACCCTCAGGGAGGTGTGGTGACGGTTAAATGAGGTCTGACTCAGAGACTGGGGCTGGAAAGGAGTGCATTAGAGGGGTGATGAGGGATAAGGGCAGAGAGGTGCCAGGCTCTTATCAGCACTTCCGGGCTGCCAGTCACCTTGGTGGACCTCAGTCATCCTGAGAATGTGGGTATGCAGAGCAAGCGTCTGTGGGGGAAGCCTTCTGGGGGCCTCGCCGTGATCCCTGGGGCAGCTGGTGAGGCTGCTCCTGCATCCCCCTCTCCAGCCTGTCCTGCAGCAGCCAGCACAGCAAGCTTTGCTGCTGGACAGGCCGAGGGCCACCTCCATCCTCAGCTGCCTGTCCGACGGTGACCTTCGGGGCCCTGGCCTGTGGAGCCAGAGTCAGGAGCTGCCTGAGATGGACTCCTTTAGCTCCGAGGACCCCCGAGACACTGAGACCAGCACAACAGCATCCACCTCGGACGTGGGCTTCCTGCCCTTGGCCATTGGCCCCAACACGTCCATTGAAGAGGGGGCCCAGGAGgagcccccacccccgggcctcCTGCCAGAGGTGTTCCACCTGGCGGAAGGCTCATTTGTGGAGCAGCCTGGGTGGAGAAATTTGGGAGTAGAAAGCCTCGACCTGCCACGGGGCTCCCCCTTCCACAGCCACGTGATCCCTGGAAGCCAGGAAGGCCACGATGAAGCAGAAACCGAGGATGGAGTGGATGGGCCCGGGGTGCCCCTCGAGAGGCCCCTGCAGGATGTCCTGGATTTACTGAGGTCCACGGACCCTGCCCCGCCCCAGCTCCGGGAGCTGGAGTACCAGGTCCTCAGCTTCAGGGACCGGCTGAAGGTACGTTTACTCTTTGCTGGGCGGAAGCCCTGCCTTGCTGATGGTGTGACAACTGGGAGTGAGATCTTGGGGCAGGGAGCCTGGGCCAGCATCCTGGCCTCACCACCGTGTAACCCAGGTGGGCGAtgtctcctctctgggcctcaatctGTTCATCAGTCCAATGGGTGTAACAACGGCTCTCAACGAGCTGGGAGGAGGATTGTAAGAGGAAGTCGGGGCTCCGAGTGGATAACTTGCTCCACGTCCGGCCAGATCCCAGCCCCGTCTCACATCTTCTGacctgggtgggtggggatgCAGCTCAGCTTTAAAATCCCCAATTTGGGGCATTCTCAGGGTCAGAGCTGGCACTGTGGAAGGCCCCTCACAGCCACACACCCCACACCAAAACTTCTCCACAGGGCCCACGCCAGGGGCTGTCCTTGGGTGGCTCTCAGAGGTGCTGGCCTGGGCagattatttctgatttttttggtttACATATGCAGATGTACATAAgctaaaatgtatacatatacatatatacatacggCACATATATACAGCACCTACttatacatcaattttttttttggccgtgccccaaggctcgtgggatcttagttccccaaccagggatcgaacccgtgccccctgcaatggaagcgcggagtcctaaccactggacctccagggaagtccccatacatCAATTACTTTATGGAACCACTGTCTTTTGTGTTCAGTTCACTGGCACTGAAATAGCTCTCTTCACAATTCATTTTGGTTATTCCagccctgaccccacccccaacATTACAGTTCAGCATAGGTGAAAGtttaatttttcactttatatCTAGTAACGTTAAAAACACGTTCACTGTTTACCACTGCTGTGGTCTTTAAAAAGGACCTGCcaaaaaatttcaggaaaaaaatttaagaagtgGCCTTTCttaccttctgagatggccctcactctgtctgtggagtgtgtttctctctaaataaatccacttcttacctataaaaaaaaaaaaaaattgaagaagtaaCGTCaccctttttgtattttttagcaGCGTTAGTATGTAGAACCATTCGGGTCGGCATGCACGCAGCTTCTGTCACTTACCTGTAGTTTGAAATATACACTTTGCGTAAACAACCTAAAGTAATACCACAATAGGACAATAATTTTCAACATCTtcgaggaactttttttttttttttttttggcaaaccAAGTTAGAACAATACAAATGATTATAGGCTATGGTGTTTAGTTtgactttttcaaaagaaattataCACATAGGTGTAGGtgtataaatacacatatttatatacattgtgtatatgtgaggatttaatgaggatttaattttatacatgtgtatatatatttatatacgcACAATTAATTCTCACTATTCACAGATTCTGTTTTTGCGAATTCATCTACTTGCTAAAACTTGCTGGTGATGCTTTTGTGGTCATTCAGAGGCACGTGCAAAGGGGCAAATAATTGGAGTCACCTGCTGTATAAGTTCCCAGCTGAGGCTGAAGGAGATGAcgctcttccttcttttctcagcTCGTACTGTACCCAAGTGTCCTTTTCACCGAATATTTAGTGCTATGTTTTCCACATTTCTGTACTTATTCCTGGTGATTTCGCTGTTTGAAACAGCGCCCAAGTGCCAGGCTGAGGTGCCGGCCAGTGTTCCTGACGTGCCTTATGGAGGAAATGTGTGTGTTGGATAAGGTGTGTTCAGGCGTGAGTTAAAATGCCACTGACCTTGGGTTTAGTGTATCAGCGGTACAGTGTCTATATTAAATAAGACGTCTTTAAGCAGACACAAAGAAAACGAGGTTACCGTGTTGatgggttgatgaaaatgttgacCAGAGGCTCACGCCTCTGCATCTCCCCTGGGAGCAATGGTTCCGTTTCAGATCCAGGGGTCACGGTTTACACACCGTAACTACCATGAATAACAAGAACTGActctgtgtgtgcgcgtgcgcctGTGcgtgtgcgtatatatatatatatatatatatatatatatatatatatatatatactttttttttcgaTGGGGCAAGGAAATCTATGCAACTAGTCTTATTCTTCTCTTGTTGCTCAAGGTTTTCTCTTTGGGCTCAACTTTCAGGAGCCCAGTTCTGGCTCTTGGGGCAGCGTCTACTTGGGCTATGCCTTCTGTGCACTTTGTGTGAGACGAGGCCCCTgggggtgggaagcagccacagcaGACCCGCCACTGGGAGGCTCTGACGACTTGACACCCCCTCCCGCCGCCTCCCCCAGTCAGGGGCTGCCTTAAAACTCCTCTCCTTCCACGTCTCCCCCGGAGAGGAGACACCTGGAACCCAGAGGCTCACCTAGCAGCCTCTAGCCTGGGTTGTTGGGAGTTGTTTGGCCTGACCCACGccgtatttaaaaaataatttggaattcgTTGTTGATATTTAAGAACTGGGCAGCTCCCCACAAAGTCTAGATTTCCACTTTTTCTTGGAAAACGGAACAATCTGGCAACCTCAGGCCTCACACTCCGGGTGGAACGTGGCCCTCTTGGGGGAGGGCCCTGCTCTCCAGCTCTCTCCTGTCATTTGCCCTGTCCCTGTGGGTGTTTGTGACCGGTGAGGTTTTTCAGGTCTGCCTTCCTTCCAGCTGTCATGCCAGACCTTGTCACAGGCTGTTCGGGAGGGACCTCGGGGACGTGTCCCCTTGCCTGTCCCTGACGCAGGGGATGGCAGCCCTGCTGAGGGACGGTGACCAGGACGCCGTTAGGGTGGGTGTACTGGGCGGGTGGCCGGGCTGCCCTGAGTTCCGGCTGtccatccgtccgtccgtccgcAGCCCCGCGGAGCCCGCCGGGAGCACGCGTCCGCCGAGAGCCTGATGGAGTACATCCTGGAGAGCTTCTCCTTCCTCAGCGCCCACATCGCCCCGCATGAGCTGGCCCTGTTTGGGGGCTCCCAGGGTCCCCGGTGAGTGCGCCCGTCCCAGCGCGGCCCTGGTGACCAGCCTCGGGGCCAGGGTCTCCCACAGCCCCGCcctgatgtctgttttctttattgtggCCCCGGCCCCACCCTGCACAGAGCAGGTCCTCGGTGGCCACTGAGTGAACGAGGACACCTCAGCCTGGCCCTGAGCCTCTGCTCCAAGCGatgggctttgtttttttttaaatcttaaaaaataacaatagtgCACTCAGTAGGACCTCTGACCCCTGCGGAGCAATTGCCCAAGAGACCCCCGCTCCCCGTTCATTCTGCACAAGCGCCCGCCCTCACCTGCAACACCAACTGCGTTCTCGGTGAAGCAGCTCCCACCTGCCCACTCGCACTGGCCTGAGCGCTTCTCCTGCACCCAGAGCTCAGCAGCACAGAAGCGTGTGAACAGGCCacatttctcctctcttctcacgATCCCATGGGGAGGCTGTGGCATCTCCACCCCACTCAGGGCTCAGGCTCAGCCCCTGCCCAGAGCAGACACAGTGCTGGGTATGCTTGTGTCTCACTCACCCCTCACGGCCCCGAGCTTGGGGTTCCTGCCCCCACTTTACAGTGAGTAAACAGACTACGGGAGGCTGACTtatccagggtcacagagctaggaaTTAGTTAGAACCTTAGGCTTCTGCTGCAAATTGCACACCCTGCAAGGTGCGGGGGCCCCCCAGTGCCATCCCAGCGCGTGTTTTGAGTTGTTGCTACCTTTTGctgcttctccttttctcttagtTTTCTCCTCAGTTTAAGTCCATCTCCCTGGGACCTGGAGTTGGCCTCCCTGATCagagctctccagagagggagggTTTCCTGTACCCTTGGAGGGAGCTGAACTGCTAACTGAACGGTCACCCAGTTCTTCTCAATTCAACTCAGAAAGGACAAGACTCCACCTCCACCGCCATCGCTGAAAGCACCGTCCAGGGAGCTCACGGCTGGTGCCCCAGAGCTGGACGTGCTGCTCACGGTTCACCTCCAAATCTGCAAAGTGCTGCTGCAGGTGGGTGAGGAATGGGGGAGAGTGGGGTGGGGTCGGGATGGGGTGGCAGTTTCAAAGTgggggtgatgatggtggtgctgGTGAATAGTCATGGGGTCCTTATATAGCCCAGGCCCTAAACCGAAGGCAGTGGTTGTGTCTCTCTCAGTGGCAGATGTCAGAACTCCAATCCAAACTGGCTCAACTGAAAGGAAGTCTTTTGGCTCGTAGAACTGAAAGGCCCAGAGGTGGGCTTCAGGCCCAGCTGGATCCAGGGTTTCAAATGTCATCATGACTGAGTCTTTCCCTctctcagctctgctttcctGTGTTGGTTGGCTTCACTTTCTGGCAGGCTGGCTCCTTCTGGTGGCAAAGGTGGCTCCTGGCAGCTGCAGCCTGCATCCTATCGTCTCTACCCCTTTGGCAAAGGAGGAATCCCCAAATAACAGTCAGGGAGCTACCATCGGGATAGAAGAAAGGATGGGCACGGGGCAGGTGGGCGCCCCAGTCAGGGTGGCTGACCTTAGAGGGCATGTTCTGTGCTAACCTGGAGCATCACGGGTTGCTTCCCAGAAACTGGATTCTCCTAATTTGTCGAAGATGGTCCAGGAATGCCTTCTGGAAGAAGCTGCACAGCAAAAACAGATTCTGGAGACGCTTTCTGTGCTTGATTTTGAGAAGGTCAGCAAGGCGACATCCATTGAAGAGAGTAAGTGCCTGCCCTCCATCCATGGGCTGTCCGTGTGCGTGGCAGGAGGTGATGAGGATGAAAGCCCAGGgggcctcctctcccttcccaacACCCAGAGTTAAATGGAGCCCAGGGGACATGAGTGGGGGCCATGTCTGGGATCAGACACACACTGTGGGCTGGGAAGGGAGGCCCGCTAGCCTCGgtcagctgtgtgactctgggcaaacgattcacctctctgagcctcagcttccccatctgtataGGGGAGGCTGCTGGGCAGGTGTCAATGAAGGAACCCCAGGACACATTCAAGGCATACAGTGTGTGGTCAGACAGTAGCTGTGACCCCAGTTCCGCCTCTGCCCCCTCCGTGGCACTTGCCCTTGTCCATAAGGAGACGCTGGCGACAGCAGCAGccgcagggttgttgtgagggctGCAGGTGGTGACCCAGATGAGGTGTCAAGCCGAAGCTGCTTGTCTCTGCGGGTCACGCTGGGACGTGGGAAAGGGACTCTGCGTTAGGCCGGGCCATCCCTCGCCTCCCCGACCGCTCAGGGCCCAGTGGAAGGACATCTCTGGGCTTCCTCACTGCCTGCTCTTCCCCACCGCCAGTCAGGCTTCTGAGCCTGGGCTTTCAGTCATCCCGCAGGCCACGCGGAGGAAGGGGTGCCTGAAGCTGTGGAGAGGCTGCACGGAGCCCGGCGCGGTCCTGTCCTGCCCTGGTACAGTGCTGCTGGACCAGCTCAAGAAGACGTTCCTGCACAGAGTCAGAGGGAAATACCCGGGACAACTGGAAATAGGTAGCCCCctgcctgtccccacccccctCGGAAATGCCTCGTGGATCCTCTGGGGCCTTCAGCATTGCCTCGGCGGGCCTCCTCGTAGCCCCATCTGCACCTCTGCGAACGCCTTCTCGGCATGAAGTGGAGGCCTTTCTGAGGTTGACAGCAAGGCATCTCCTTttcctggggagaggagggaggagtctGTGAAGCCAGGAAGCTGCAAACGTTAGTGGGCTCGTGCACCTTTCTGGGGACTGATTCCATGGCTTCCACCAGAACCTTAGAGGGGTTGAGAGGGAAACTTTATGGGAAGGTAGGCAGGACTTTACCTGCCCCATAGCGGTGTCTTGAATCTTGGCTGGACTCCTTCCCAGAATGCAGAGCTGCAGCACTTTTCTCTGTTGACAACTGAAGGGTGACAGTCATATGCCAGGCAGTGGCTCTGGGCCTTAAGCAGTTCTAACCATCTGCATATTCCCAGGCCCCGGCTCTGTGATTCAGATTGAGGGGTGGGTGGGGCCCAGGGCACATGGATGCACCCTTGGTTGAAAACTCTCAGCATAGAAGGAACACATACACAATTAGATATAACAGAAGGTGGGTAACTCTACCAAAAAACCAGTCATTTTCTTTGTACAAACTGTGCCTCAAGTTATTTTCAGTCCATTTTAATGAAAAGTTGTCTGTCAGCTCTTTGTAAGTGTTGTATTATTGTAAGCTGAGCAGTAATGGGTCCGCGGGGCCAGGGATGTATGTACTTAAGCGCCGAAGTGGATTCCCAGTCCATAGGACATGAATCTGAGCATCTGATGAAGATCGTTCAAGCCCAGCACGGGGTGTGAGACACTCTAGGTCACTTGGCTTTGCTTCCCCCACCTCTTTAACTGTCCCATTTGGTTTTCTTCCGCTTGAAACTTCATTCAGGATGACGCACAGACTCCCACCTCGGGCCTGTGGGCCCCAGCTGAAGCACGCCCCCCGCGCAGGTGCAGGGGGCGCAGGGAGGGATACCCACCCACACACCAtcagagagctttttttttttttttttgcggtacgcgggcctctcactgctgtggcctctcccgttgcggagcacaggctccggacgcgcaagctcagcgaccatggctcgtaggcccagccgctccgtggcatgtgggatcttcccagaccggggcacgaacccgtgtcccctgcatcggcaggcggactctcaaccactgcaccaccagggaagcccctagagagCTTTTAAAGTGACCCGGCCGTGGCCGGCTGAGCGGCCCCAAGGGGGCGGGGTCTCGGTCTCCCCTCACGCCTTGTCTGTGTGTCGCCAGTGTGCCGCAGGCTCCTGGAGCAGGTGGTCAGCTGCGGCGGGCTGCTGCCCGGAGCCGGGCTCCCTGAAGAACAGACCATCACCTGGTTCCAGTTTCACAGCTACCTGCGGAGGCAGAGTGTCTCCGACCTGGAGAAGCACTTCGCTCAGCTCACCAAGGAAGgtaggggctggggcagggggcacgTGGCCTCAAAGCAACACACTGACGACAAAGGAGTGTCCATCGTGGAGACCTCTGTCTCGGCTCAGCTCTAGGAAGCCAGTGCTTCAGAATCACTGTGTCTTTCTCCTCCAGCTGTTCTTTCGAGAACCAGATTTAATTAGATTCTACATTCAGCTCACGCAGAAATGAGCTCCCAGGGCAGGAGGCTTTACGAAGCACAGAACAGAGGTCAGAACTGGACAGGAGGGCTATTGCTGGGCTGGCCGGAGTCCCTGAAGTATGGACCtgggttttattcattttcaggGTGTATTTGATCCCTTGCTAGAAAGCCTTCCTGGAGATTACAGGAGGCCCACTTTGAGACCAATCCAGACTGGCTGGGCCTTGGTGATCACACGGGCTTGTCCTGGGATTTGCTTCTCCCTGGCTAATGCACAAGCCACAGCTGTCCAGCCCGGCCGCAATCAGAGGGGACCCTGGGCCgccttttttctgtctcttttagtAACACTCTTCGAGGAGCTGCAGTGCGTGGGCCAGGCCAAGATAGTCAGGAAGCTGCAGGGGAAGCGGCTGGGCCagctccagcccctgccccagacGTTGAGGGCCTGGGCGCTGCTCCAGCTGGACGGGACCCCACGGGTGTGCAGGGCGGCCAGTGCTCGCTTGGCCAGCGCAGCCAGGAACAAGAGCTTTCGGGAAAAGGTAACGGTGTGGGAGGCGGCAGCCCCTGGCTGCAGGTGTGTGAGttggggggaggtggagggaggtaaGCTTCCTCTTGGAAAAACGGAGCAGTGAGTGACTGGGGGCTGCATCTGCGGCCGGTATTTTGATTTAGAGATGCTCCAGACATGAACACAGCCTTCTGCATGCCCTCACCACTGGCAGCAGCCAGCCAGCCCTGGGGAGGGAACTGGCGTTGCCAGGCGTTCGTTGGGTTAGCAGCATGCCACGTGCTTACCACCTCACTCAGCTCAGTGTTTCTAAAGCACCTTACCTATTCGGTCTCTGAGATGTCACCTGCACGTAGAATGCCTCTTTCTTAGAATTCTGACAGTCACCCTCATTTACTTTCAACTAATGTGTGTGGCTGGCTGGTTCGTTGTGCTCGGTTCACTTGAAAACCAAGTGATTGGACCCCTCTGCCTTTTAGGTTCCTGAACACCCGTGACTCTTCGAGATTTTGGGTACCAGCCCCCGTGGTGGGAGAAGGGCAATACTGGAGCCTTGGTCTCGGGCTCACCCAAGTGCCAGGCACATCCCCACTGACCCCTCTCCCGTGCTTAATAGCCCTTACAACAATTTTGCAAAGCAAGTGCCAGCTTTCTTTTCCAGCTGAACCCACCTAGCCATGGTCATGTGACTGACGGGGCTGGGTCCGAGCTGTGACTGGAGAAGAGTGACGAAGGGAAGAGATGCTTCTCCTTCTGGCCAAGGCAGCAGGCTCACCGAGGCTCCCTCTGTGTGTTCACTTCTTCTGCTGTCCCCGCTGGACAGCGCGTTTCTCTGATTCAGCATTTTATCTAGATGGCAGTTTCAGAACGCATTTTGTAAACAGTACTAGAGAAAAAGGGCTTTCTTATGTCATGACCCTCAGCCCAGGGACCAGCGTTTTTAGATAAACTGAAAGCCATAGCCTACAACTTGACACTGTGCACACATGCTGTCAGCATTTGGGGGATGAGCCGTGGGCACCGTGGACTTTGCTCTCACCAGCCCCCCATTCACAGCAACCTTATTTCCTAGGCTTTGCTCTTCTACACCAACGCCCTGACCGAGAATGATGCAAAGCTCCAGGAAGCTGCGTGCGTGGCGCTAAAACATCTCAGGGTGAGTTTAACCCGTCCTtggtggggatggagggaagcCTACTTGTGGTTAATGCTGAAGTTAGTTCGTTTCAAAATGATTCCACTGGGAccgaaagaaagaaaatcactgcCAGTGAAGAAGCACCGTAAAGAGCTGGTTGTAGAGGAACAGCCACCAGCTCCAGCAGCAGAAGCTCTGATGGCAGAAGCCCCTCGGAAACAGTGCCCGTTTGCTCTGGCTCGGTGTGAACAAGCAGGTGGCCCCAGAGACTCACATTTGGGCTCTTGGATTATATGGTTTAATATCCTCaatgaaaaatgttctaaaagcACAATAAGctcattgtagaaaaaaaaaagagtataaaaataCCGAAACGCAAAAATTACCCATCCTAATTCTTGAGCATCTCTGTgcataaagcttttaaaatttatatggaattctGAATTACTTCCTTAGGCTAGACTTAGTGTTATCTCAGGGCCAGAGAATgcattgataaatatttttgagactcGTGATACAACACACCCATTTACACTCCCGAAAGCAGACAAGAGGGGATGCCCGTTTTACCTCAATCTCATCTTCATTTGTaacccttatttaaaaaaaaaaatcactgccattTTGCTAGATGAAAAATGGTCCAATACAGACTAAATTCATTCTGGAATGAACGGACAGGAAATTCTACAAGGACCATCTGGTTATAATCAAATAACCAGTGGGTGTCAGGGTGCCCACTAGGGGGAGCTAAAGTGCACTCTGGTCCTTGGCCCTGGAGGTGATCAGGTGGTCGGTCAGCTGTGCCTGAACCAGGTCAGACCTCCTCTCCTGGTCTGACCTGGAGGGTAGGGTTGGGAGAAGGAGACGGCGTAGAGGGGTCCACGGGAAAGCAGGTCTTCTCATTTCCAACACGGACCTTTCCGAAGGTGTCAGGATTGAAAACATGAGATGCTGCCGGTGGCACTTTGATGAACCTGAGGCCACAGGAGAAACCTGGAAGCCTTCAGAGAAGGAAGGGGCTGAAGCCGCAGAGACCATGCTAGGGCTGGTCCTGCAGGGTTTATAAAAGTGGATACCTGTTCTTTAAAATGCCCCCTAATGGTCCCCCTTTCCCCCAACCTCAAACAGGGCATCGAAAGCATTGATCAGATTGCCCGCCTGTGCCAGTCTGACTTGGAGGCCGTGCGAGCGGCAGCCCGGGAAAGCACACTGTCATTTGGTAAAGTACAGCATCCAGCGTTTCGAAGTGCAGCGGGGTTGCTGGGGCCCGTAGAAAGGTTGTGCCAGAGAGGCCACAGCCAGCTCTCAGAAAACGCAAAATAGCACACGGGACGGGCACCGTTAGCAACCTGTTTGCATTTGGCCAAGGCAGGTTTCCTTTATGGCTGAGGTGGCCGTTAATGACAGCCAGATGCCGGGCAGGGTTAAGGCTCAGAGGGCTCTGTCTTGGACAAAGGACAAGGCCCTGGACCCATGTGAGCCAGTCCCAAaggctccccaccccctgcccttcaCAGCAGCACCGGAGGCCTAGGCGTCTGGAAGTACTAAGGCCACCTTGGCTCACCAGTGTAGAAAAGAGCGAGGTGGGGAGACAACCCAGTGACAGATGACCTTGATGTTTCAGGTGAAAAAGGACGCTTAGCTTTTGAGAAGATGGACAAACTTTGCTCAGAACAAAGAGACGAAGCCTTTGGCCAGGAGGCAGATGTTGaaatcacaatattttaaaaagcctcagCTAACGAACGAGCCCAAACCCGGCACCTTTGTTTCTGCTGCTGCCCAGCCTCGACACAGGGAGGGCTTCGGGTGGAGGTACGCGGTGCGCTCTCCCAAGAGCGTGAACGGGCCGGAGCTGCTCCCAGACTCTGGGCCAGTTACGAAGCCCCAGGGCACAAGTGGGACTTCTGTGTGGGAGCAGAGCAAGGGGCTGCACAGCACTTAGAGGGCTGCACTTCAGTCAGTCAGCCGTTGGCTTTGAGAATCTGCCCGACCTTCCCCGGGGGCAGAGCCGGGTCGGTGCCAGCCACGCCACGAAGGGGCTGAGGCCAGGCAGGCGGAGGCCTGGAATCAGCAGGTCGGCTGGCGCAGCGCTTCTGGTTCACTAAAGACTGGGACCGAGGAGACAAGCAGACCGAGCATCCCTGCTGAGGACAGAACTCGGGTCGTTCCCACAGCAGCAGGTGTCAGTGTGGGGAGGGCAGGACCAGGGTTTCGACGGTTCGCCCCCTCAGCCCGAGCTGCAGCCCAAACGGCACCGGGGAGCCGGCTGGCGGCCTGCTGACCGTGGGCCTTATTTTCACTGTGGTTCCACAGCACAGAGGAAACGAGAACATGCTGTCAGCCGAGAAGTCTTGAGTGCCATTTGCTTTGACCTCACTCATCAGAATGGAATCCATCTTCTGAAGCAAGTCAACTTAGGGCTTATTAAATAAATTGCTTCAGAAGCCATAAGCTAGTTTGAAGAAAGATTTTACTGAACATCAtgtttaaagaaggaaaattaatttCCTATTTAAGTCTATTAAAAAACCCAAACGTGTACTGGGCTGTTTCAGGGTTAAGAACGTAGAGGTACCCTGGGGTCTGGATGTGGTATCAACAATGGCATTGGAAAGCTCTGTAACTTAAACATGCTCATTTACATTTCCTGTGTATATTCTGTGCTTTTCCGTTTAACTCAGTATTTATTTGCCTTGTCCATATGTTGTCTTctgaaatttcaattaaaataactttttattggTGTTCCACTCTACCTGAGAAAATTGGAGGGTAGTGGTTGTTTTCTGTAATATCCTGGGGGAAGAAGCCGCCCCTCGTGTCCCTCAGTGCTCT
The DNA window shown above is from Kogia breviceps isolate mKogBre1 chromosome 14, mKogBre1 haplotype 1, whole genome shotgun sequence and carries:
- the RIPOR3 gene encoding RIPOR family member 3 isoform X1; its protein translation is MVTAMSVRVRFLSSGDSGAVGVMGRSASFAGFSSAQSRRIANSVRSRIPVKSSKMYGTLRKGSICSDPKPQQVKKIFEALKRGLKEYLCIQQAELDYLSGRHKDTRRNSRLAFYYDLDKKQTRSVERHIRKMEFHISKVDELYEGYCIQCRLRDGASNMQRAFSRCPPSRASRESLQELGRSLQECTEDMWLIEGALEVHLGEFHVRMKGLVGYARLCPGDQYEVLLRLGRQRWKLRGRIESDDSQTWDEEEKAFIPTLHENFEIKVTELRGLSSLAVGTVTCDITDFFTTRPQVIVVDITELGTIKLQLEVLWNVLRPSMTPWPLLSSSPFDTESFLVSPSPTGKFSVGSRKGFLYNWTPPSTPSFRERYYLPVLQQPAQQALLLDRPRATSILSCLSDGDLRGPGLWSQSQELPEMDSFSSEDPRDTETSTTASTSDVGFLPLAIGPNTSIEEGAQEEPPPPGLLPEVFHLAEGSFVEQPGWRNLGVESLDLPRGSPFHSHVIPGSQEGHDEAETEDGVDGPGVPLERPLQDVLDLLRSTDPAPPQLRELEYQVLSFRDRLKPRGARREHASAESLMEYILESFSFLSAHIAPHELALFGGSQGPRKDKTPPPPPSLKAPSRELTAGAPELDVLLTVHLQICKVLLQKLDSPNLSKMVQECLLEEAAQQKQILETLSVLDFEKVSKATSIEEIIPQATRRKGCLKLWRGCTEPGAVLSCPGTVLLDQLKKTFLHRVRGKYPGQLEIVCRRLLEQVVSCGGLLPGAGLPEEQTITWFQFHSYLRRQSVSDLEKHFAQLTKEVTLFEELQCVGQAKIVRKLQGKRLGQLQPLPQTLRAWALLQLDGTPRVCRAASARLASAARNKSFREKALLFYTNALTENDAKLQEAACVALKHLRGIESIDQIARLCQSDLEAVRAAARESTLSFGEKGRLAFEKMDKLCSEQRDEAFGQEADVEITIF
- the RIPOR3 gene encoding RIPOR family member 3 isoform X2: MVTAMSVRVRFLSSGDSGAVGVMGRSASFAGFSSAQSRRIANSVRSRIPVKSSKMYGTLRKGSICSDPKPQQVKKIFEALKRGLKEYLCIQQAELDYLSGRHKDTRRNSRLAFYYDLDKKQTRSVERHIRKMEFHISKVDELYEGYCIQCRLRDGASNMQRAFSRCPPSRASRESLQELGRSLQECTEDMWLIEGALEVHLGEFHVRMKGLVGYARLCPGDQYEVLLRLGRQRWKLRGRIESDDSQTWDEEEKAFIPTLHENFEIKVTELRGLSSLAVGTVTCDITDFFTTRPQVIVVDITELGTIKLQLEVLWNPFDTESFLVSPSPTGKFSVGSRKGFLYNWTPPSTPSFRERYYLPVLQQPAQQALLLDRPRATSILSCLSDGDLRGPGLWSQSQELPEMDSFSSEDPRDTETSTTASTSDVGFLPLAIGPNTSIEEGAQEEPPPPGLLPEVFHLAEGSFVEQPGWRNLGVESLDLPRGSPFHSHVIPGSQEGHDEAETEDGVDGPGVPLERPLQDVLDLLRSTDPAPPQLRELEYQVLSFRDRLKPRGARREHASAESLMEYILESFSFLSAHIAPHELALFGGSQGPRKDKTPPPPPSLKAPSRELTAGAPELDVLLTVHLQICKVLLQKLDSPNLSKMVQECLLEEAAQQKQILETLSVLDFEKVSKATSIEEIIPQATRRKGCLKLWRGCTEPGAVLSCPGTVLLDQLKKTFLHRVRGKYPGQLEIVCRRLLEQVVSCGGLLPGAGLPEEQTITWFQFHSYLRRQSVSDLEKHFAQLTKEVTLFEELQCVGQAKIVRKLQGKRLGQLQPLPQTLRAWALLQLDGTPRVCRAASARLASAARNKSFREKALLFYTNALTENDAKLQEAACVALKHLRGIESIDQIARLCQSDLEAVRAAARESTLSFGEKGRLAFEKMDKLCSEQRDEAFGQEADVEITIF